A region from the Acyrthosiphon pisum isolate AL4f chromosome A1, pea_aphid_22Mar2018_4r6ur, whole genome shotgun sequence genome encodes:
- the LOC100165741 gene encoding cuticular protein precursor, which produces MAYMFVVIAASILATAYGSPVAAPIYAAGPAYSAPAYAAAPAYAAPSSYSAPSYKPAYKPAAYGHESYDAPAPYNFEYSVNDPHTYDVKSQSEYADGNGYVKGSYSLLEADGSTRTVEYTADDYNGFNAVVKNEGGYKAPAYAAPAYSAPAYKAPAYAAPAYAAPAYKAPAYAAPAYSAPAYKAPSYSAPAYKAPYSAPSYSAPAYKAPAYAAPAYSAPAY; this is translated from the exons ATGGCATACATG TTCGTAGTCATCGCCGCCTCCATCTTGGCCACCGCCTACGGATCTCCCGTAGCAGCACCCATCTACGCCGCTGGCCCAGCTTACTCTGCACCTGCATACGCTGCTGCCCCGGCATACGCTGCACCCTCTTCATACTCTGCTCCTTCTTACAAACCCGCTTACAAACCAGCAGCATACGGACACGAATCTTACGATGCCCCAGCTCCATACAACTTCGAATACAGCGTAAACGACCCACACACCTACGACGTCAAGAGCCAATCTGAATACGCCGACGGAAACGGTTACGTCAAGGGATCTTACAGCCTTTTGGAAGCCGACGGTTCCACCCGTACCGTTGAATACACCGCTGACGACTACAACGGTTTCAACGCCGTCGTCAAGAACGAAGGTGGATACAAGGCCCCAGCTTACGCTGCACCAGCATACTCTGCACCAGCCTACAAGGCCCCAGCCTACGCTGCCCCAGCCTACGCTGCACCAGCCTACAAGGCCCCAGCCTACGCTGCACCAGCTTACTCTGCACCAGCCTACAAGGCTCCATCTTACTCCGCACCAGCCTACAAAGCCCCATACTCTGCTCCCTCATACTCTGCCCCAGCCTACAAGGCCCCAGCATACGCTGCACCAGCTTACTCCGCCCCAGCTTACTAA
- the cp31 gene encoding cuticular protein 31 precursor, which produces MVSKVVILASAMLAAVAGSPVYPSPAYSAAPAYHAPAAYSAPAYHAPADYSAPAPYSFEYSVNDPHTYDVKSQHEYSDGNGYVKGSYSLLEADGSTRTVEYTADDYNGFNAVVKNEGGYKAPSYSAPAYSAPAYSAPAYSAPAYKAPYSAPAYKPAYKPAY; this is translated from the exons ATGGTTTCTAAG GTCGTGATTTTGGCTTCAGCCATGTTGGCCGCCGTCGCCGGATCCCCAGTGTACCCGTCACCCGCTTACTCGGCGGCACCCGCTTACCACGCGCCCGCCGCGTACTCGGCACCCGCTTACCACGCACCCGCCGACTACTCGGCACCCGCCCCGTACAGCTTCGAGTACAGCGTAAACGACCCACACACCTACGACGTCAAGAGCCAACACGAGTACAGTGACGGAAACGGTTACGTCAAGGGATCTTACAGCCTTTTGGAAGCCGATGGTTCCACCCGCACCGTTGAATACACCGCCGACGACTACAACGGTTTCAACGCCGTCGTCAAGAACGAAGGTGGATACAAGGCCCCGTCGTACTCGGCACCGGCTTACTCCGCACCGGCGTACTCGGCACCAGCATACTCTGCACCGGCCTACAAAGCTCCGTACAGCGCCCCTGCTTACAAACCAGCGTACAAACCAGCTTACTAA